TTTTGGCCGTTTTGACCCCAACGTGCGCATTGAACATTGACCCCGACCTTGGCCCCCATGGCCAGGACGTCACCGACCATCTTTGCAAACCGCACCGTAATCGGCAGGCCGTCGTTGAAGTTGCACGAATCTAATTGATTTTGTTGAACCTCATGATGTCGGCAAGAACGTCATCAATTTTGGGCATATTCTTGATGCCCAAGAGGGTGATGTGAAGCGGGTTTGGTATCTCGGGCCGATATGGGTGTCGAGCTGCGGCACATAGCCATTGGTCCACAGATAGTCGTCTTTTCGTCGAGGATCGACCCAGTGCCGCGCAGGACCGGATAATCGTCGTCGCGAAACACTTGGTCTCTCCGCCGGTCGTAGGATGCGCACGCCCACGACATTGTCTCCTTGGGCGCCGCTTGCGAAAACGCGTCCCACTCCTCGTCGTTGGAATAGGTCTGGCCGTGAATGAACTGTTCGCGCAGGGGCTGCGCGTAATTGTCCTGGTGGGTCTCAAGGACCATCGAAAGGAGCGAGCCTCGCCTCCCGTCGAGATGCTTGTCACGCACTCAATCGCGGCCTACATAGTCATCTCGCACACTCGATCTGTGTTTCGTGCCGCGCTTATAGAGCAGCGGCATCGGTTCAACGAAGCTATCAGTCGGAGGTCAGTGCAGGATCTGGCTGAGGAAGAGCTTTGTCCGCTCGTGCTGCGGGTTGTCAAAGAACTCGGCCGGCGCGTTCTGCTCGACGATCTGGCCCTGATCCATGAAGATCACGCGGTTGGCCACCTGGCGGGCGAAGCCCATCTCGTGGGTAACACAGACCATGGTCATGCCCTCTTCGGCAAGCTGAACCATCGTATCCAGCACTTCCTTGATCATCTCCGGATCGAGCGCTGATGTCGGTTCATCGAACAGCATGATGCGCGGGTTCATGCAGAGTGATCGGGCAATCGCCACACGCTGCTGCTGGCCGCCGGAGAGCTGACCCGGATACTTGTTGGCCTGCTCGGGAATCTTGACGCGCTCAAGATAGTGCATCGCGATCTCATCGGCCTTTTTCTTTGGCATCTTGCGCACCCAGATTGGTGCCAGCGTGCAATTTTCGAGGATTGTCAGATGCGGGAACAGATTGAAGTGCTGGAATACCATGCCGACCTCGCGGCGCACTTCGTCGATCTTCTTCAGGTCGTTGGTAAGCTCGATACCGTCAACGATGATCTTGCCGCTCTGATGTTCCTCCAGCCGGTTGATGCAGCGGATCATGGTCGACTTGCCCGAACCGGATGGCCCGCAAGCGATGATGCGCTCGCCGCGCATCACGTTCAGGTTGATGTCCTTCAAGGCATGGAAGTCGCCATACCACTTATTTAAGCTCGTCAACTCGATAGCAACTTCCTCATTCGGAGAAACAGGTTGATGGCTGGACTGGCCCACAATGGATAAAGTCATGCAATCCTCTCAATGACTGATGCGGCCACGCCGTTCCAAGAAATCGGAAAAACGGGCGAAAGAGAAAGAGAGCGCGAAAAAAATCGCGCCAATGAACAGAAACGTTTCGGCCGCTGGCGATGGCCATGCTGGGTCGGCCAACGCCGCCTTGCCCGAGCTGATGAGATCAAACAGTCCGACGACAAGCACCAGGCTGGTGTTCTTGATCATCACAATGATCGTATTTGCAAGAGCGGGGATGGCGATACGAATGGCTTGCGGCAGAATAACGAGTTGTTGCGTGCGCCAGAACGAAAGACCGAGAGCTTCAGCGGCCTCGTACTGCCCACTCGGGACGGCCTGCAGGCCGCCGCGGATCACCTCAGCCAAATAGGCCGACGCAAACAGCGTCAGAGCGACCAACGCACGTACAAACTTGTCAGGCAAGAGATAGTCCGGCAAGAACAGCGGGAGCATAATCGACGCAACGAACAGGATAGACAGCAGCGGGAGTCCACGAATCCCCTCTATGAAGGCCACTGCCATAATTCGTACAGTTGGCATCGTCGTAGAGCGTCGTGCGAGTGCCAACAAGACGCCGACGGGAAAAGCGACCCCAATGGCCACAACAGTCAAAATAAGGGTTACTGGAAGTCCGCCCCAGGACGATGTGGGAACACTTACCAGTCCGAGACCACCACTCATCAGCCATCCGACGAGCGCCAGGGCTGCGATCCAAAGTTGTAAAAGTTTCGGCGTCCAACTGGCGGGTCGAACCGACCAGGCGAGAAGGGCAATGATCAGGACGCAAACCAGTGCCGGACGCCAACGCTCGTCAAAAGGGTAGATCCCAAAAAGCAATTGGCCGGATTTTGCGTAGATAAAGCTCCAGCAAGCGCCGGAAGCCGCACGGCATGCGTCGGGATCAGGGTCAAACAGAACCGCGTCCAAGAAGAACCACCGAAACATCGGGGGCACCGTAGCAAACAGGCCAGCACCAAAAATGATGCTGAGCGTTGCATTCAAGGGTGTACCGAAGAGAAGCTTGGCTGTTTCGCGAGCCCTGCCGGCCAAAGCTCCCGATGAAACTGGAGGCATAATTGGCTGCCCTACGAGTTCTGCGGATATTGGTTTCATAGTCATCGCTCCACTATTGCGATACGACGGTTGTACCAATTCGCGGCAGCCGACAAAGTCAGGTTCAGCGCAAGGTAGACACCGAGGATGATAAACAGCCCTTCGATCGAATGACTCGACTTGCTTATGGTCGTGTTCATAACCGCCAGGAAATCAGGATAGCCAACCGCAATCGCAAGCGTCGAGTTCTTGACGACGTTGATGTATTGGCTGTTCAGAGGAGGCACGATTATGCGCAACGTCTGCGGGATGACGATCAGTCGCAATATACTGGTTCGGGACAGACCGAGTGATCGGCCGGCATCCCATTGGCCCTTTCCAATGGCCAATACGCCGCCCCTAACGATTTCCGCAACGAAGCCGCTGGTGTAGATCGTCAAACCGACCAGAATTGTGCTGAGTTCCGGTGTTAGCGTGATCCCTCCCCGGAAACTAAAACCCGTAAAGACCGGCCAATCTACATTGGCTGGCACATTTGCCACCCAGATACCGATTGCCACTGCACCCACCAAGGTGAGGATCGAACGCGAATGAATTTGCGGAAAGAACGTACGGAATGCTCGCGCTCCAAGGAAAAGAATCGCCAGGCCAAGGAGACCCCATCCAATTGATTGCAAGCTGAGGTTGACGGACGGCATCACCATACCACGCATTGACACGTAGGTGCCGGGCGCAAGATTGAAGGCTTCGGTAATCGGCGGAAGTACCTTCCACCACAACGAATAGAGAAAAATGAGCAGGACAATTGGAGGGGTGTTGCGCGCGACCTCGATCCAGACCTTGCATGTGCCTGAGGCGAGTGGATTGCTGCTCAGGCGCGTGATTCCCAGGATCAGGCCTATGATCGATGAAAAGCCGATGACCAGTGCCGAAATAAGGATCGTGTTGGCGATCCCGACAACAATCGCCCAATAGTAGGGGTCTCGCGGTCCGTATGACAGCATCGACTCGGAGATCACGAGCCTTGACGGCATAGTGAGGAAGTCAAAGCCTATCGGGATGCCACGCGCTTCGAGATTGGTGACCGTCGTGGTGAAGAGGAGAGTCGCAAACCCAATGAGCACCAACAGTAAAACACCCTGAACGGCAATCGCTCTGGCCTTCACGTCGTTGAACATCTGACTCTCCTCACTTCTGCTTGTATGGACGGTAGTAGTGTCAGTTCCACGGAAGCGGGTAGTTCAACCCACCATCCTTGGCCAGGGCGTTCATACCGCGTGCGACTTTAAGTGGGCTCTTCATCCCAAGATTGTTGTCCCAAATTTCCGCGTAGCTGCCCATCTGTTTGATGACGTTGTAGACCCACTTGTCATCAAGCCCGATTGGCTTGCCGAAACCGGGCTCCTCTCCCAAAACACGCTTCACTTCAACGCTTCCTGTTTTGAGTTTCTCATCGATGTTTTTCGAGTCGATACCGTTGGCCTCGGCCCAAAGTAGCGCGTTGACGGTCCAGCGGACGATATCGAACAATTGGTCGTCACCGCGTGCGATTGCGACCCCGTTCGGTTCGACGGTATTTCCGACTCTAATAATGGCGTAGTCGTCCGGGTTCTTGGCGACCGAGGCACGTTGTCCGGCTGCGGCAGTGCCGTCGGTGACGTAACTGTCGCAACGTCCGCCGAAAAAGGCATCCCGCGCCTGTATCGTAGAATCAAAGTAAACCTTCTGCATCGATATGTTGTGCTCTTCTTCGGTCTCCTGGATTGCTGTTTCCGTAAGGCTGCCACCACCCTGCAGGCAGACCGTCCTGCCATCCAGTTGTTTGGGGTCTGTGATATTGTCCGCCTTGCGAACGAGGAG
This Rhizobium sullae DNA region includes the following protein-coding sequences:
- a CDS encoding transporter substrate-binding domain-containing protein codes for the protein MKLRTFKSLAFASIAIATSAMLGAPAEAQTVVNKIKERGYVSCGASQGVPGLSRPDEKGYYRGFDSDICRAFAVAILGDKDKIRFVPLNAGQRFPALQTGEIDILSRTSTLTYTRDMVVRFVWLTLYDVDGLLVRKADNITDPKQLDGRTVCLQGGGSLTETAIQETEEEHNISMQKVYFDSTIQARDAFFGGRCDSYVTDGTAAAGQRASVAKNPDDYAIIRVGNTVEPNGVAIARGDDQLFDIVRWTVNALLWAEANGIDSKNIDEKLKTGSVEVKRVLGEEPGFGKPIGLDDKWVYNVIKQMGSYAEIWDNNLGMKSPLKVARGMNALAKDGGLNYPLPWN
- a CDS encoding amino acid ABC transporter permease; its protein translation is MFNDVKARAIAVQGVLLLVLIGFATLLFTTTVTNLEARGIPIGFDFLTMPSRLVISESMLSYGPRDPYYWAIVVGIANTILISALVIGFSSIIGLILGITRLSSNPLASGTCKVWIEVARNTPPIVLLIFLYSLWWKVLPPITEAFNLAPGTYVSMRGMVMPSVNLSLQSIGWGLLGLAILFLGARAFRTFFPQIHSRSILTLVGAVAIGIWVANVPANVDWPVFTGFSFRGGITLTPELSTILVGLTIYTSGFVAEIVRGGVLAIGKGQWDAGRSLGLSRTSILRLIVIPQTLRIIVPPLNSQYINVVKNSTLAIAVGYPDFLAVMNTTISKSSHSIEGLFIILGVYLALNLTLSAAANWYNRRIAIVER
- a CDS encoding amino acid ABC transporter permease — its product is MKPISAELVGQPIMPPVSSGALAGRARETAKLLFGTPLNATLSIIFGAGLFATVPPMFRWFFLDAVLFDPDPDACRAASGACWSFIYAKSGQLLFGIYPFDERWRPALVCVLIIALLAWSVRPASWTPKLLQLWIAALALVGWLMSGGLGLVSVPTSSWGGLPVTLILTVVAIGVAFPVGVLLALARRSTTMPTVRIMAVAFIEGIRGLPLLSILFVASIMLPLFLPDYLLPDKFVRALVALTLFASAYLAEVIRGGLQAVPSGQYEAAEALGLSFWRTQQLVILPQAIRIAIPALANTIIVMIKNTSLVLVVGLFDLISSGKAALADPAWPSPAAETFLFIGAIFFALSFSFARFSDFLERRGRISH
- a CDS encoding amino acid ABC transporter ATP-binding protein — encoded protein: MTLSIVGQSSHQPVSPNEEVAIELTSLNKWYGDFHALKDINLNVMRGERIIACGPSGSGKSTMIRCINRLEEHQSGKIIVDGIELTNDLKKIDEVRREVGMVFQHFNLFPHLTILENCTLAPIWVRKMPKKKADEIAMHYLERVKIPEQANKYPGQLSGGQQQRVAIARSLCMNPRIMLFDEPTSALDPEMIKEVLDTMVQLAEEGMTMVCVTHEMGFARQVANRVIFMDQGQIVEQNAPAEFFDNPQHERTKLFLSQILH